Proteins found in one Streptomyces sp. NBC_00461 genomic segment:
- the sdhA gene encoding succinate dehydrogenase flavoprotein subunit: MKIHKYDTVIVGAGGAGMRAAIESTKRSRTAVLTKLYPTRSHTGAAQGGMAAALANVEEDNWEWHTFDTIKGGDYLVDQDAAEILAKEAIDSVLDLEKMGLPFNRTPDGTIDQRRFGGHSRNHGEAPVRRSCYAADRTGHMILQTLYQNCVKEGVEFYNEFYVLDQLITEVDGVKRSAGVVAYELATGEIHVFQAKAVIYASGGCGKFFKVTSNAHTLTGDGQAAVYRRGLPLEDMEFFQFHPTGIWRMGILLTEGARGEGGILRNKDGERFMEKYAPVMKDLASRDVVSRSIYTEIREGRGCGPEGDHVYLDLTHLPPEQLDAKLPDITEFARTYLGIEPYTDPIPIQPTAHYAMGGIPTNVEGEVLTDNTTVVPGLYAAGEVACVSVHGANRLGTNSLLDINVFGRRAGIAAAEYSQKADFVELPENPAELVVGQVEALRSSTGTERVAVLRRELQETMDANVMVFRTEQTIKTAVEKIAELRERYKNVSIQDKGKRFNTDLLEAVELGNLLDLAEVMAVSALARKESRGGHYREDYPNRDDVNFMRHTMAYREVGDDGTESIRLDYKPVVQTRYQPMERKY; encoded by the coding sequence ATGAAGATCCACAAGTACGACACAGTCATCGTCGGCGCCGGTGGCGCGGGCATGCGCGCCGCCATCGAGTCGACGAAGCGCAGCCGCACCGCCGTGCTGACCAAGCTCTACCCCACCCGCTCCCACACGGGCGCCGCGCAGGGCGGTATGGCCGCCGCGCTGGCCAACGTGGAGGAGGACAACTGGGAGTGGCACACCTTCGACACGATCAAGGGCGGTGACTACCTGGTCGACCAGGACGCCGCCGAGATCCTGGCGAAGGAGGCCATCGACTCGGTCCTCGACCTGGAGAAGATGGGCCTGCCGTTCAACCGGACGCCCGACGGGACGATCGACCAGCGCCGCTTCGGCGGTCACAGCCGTAACCACGGTGAGGCCCCCGTACGCCGCTCCTGCTACGCGGCCGACCGCACCGGCCACATGATCCTCCAGACGCTGTACCAGAACTGCGTCAAGGAGGGCGTGGAGTTCTACAACGAGTTCTACGTCCTCGACCAGCTGATCACCGAGGTCGACGGCGTGAAGCGCTCGGCCGGTGTCGTGGCGTACGAGCTGGCGACCGGCGAGATCCATGTCTTCCAGGCGAAGGCCGTGATCTACGCGTCCGGCGGCTGCGGCAAGTTCTTCAAGGTGACGTCGAACGCGCACACGCTGACCGGTGACGGCCAGGCCGCCGTCTACCGTCGCGGGCTGCCGCTGGAGGACATGGAGTTCTTCCAGTTCCACCCGACCGGCATCTGGCGCATGGGCATCCTGCTGACGGAGGGCGCCCGTGGTGAGGGCGGCATCCTCCGCAACAAGGACGGCGAGCGCTTCATGGAGAAGTACGCGCCGGTGATGAAGGACCTCGCGTCGCGAGACGTGGTGTCGAGGTCGATCTACACGGAGATCCGTGAGGGCCGCGGCTGCGGTCCCGAAGGCGACCACGTCTACCTCGACCTCACGCACCTCCCGCCGGAGCAGCTGGACGCCAAGCTCCCGGACATCACCGAGTTCGCGCGCACGTACCTCGGTATCGAGCCGTACACGGACCCGATCCCGATCCAGCCCACCGCGCACTACGCCATGGGCGGCATCCCGACGAACGTCGAGGGTGAGGTCCTCACGGACAACACGACGGTCGTCCCGGGCCTGTACGCGGCCGGCGAGGTCGCCTGTGTCTCGGTGCACGGCGCGAACCGTCTGGGCACGAACTCCCTCCTGGACATCAACGTGTTCGGCCGCCGGGCCGGCATCGCCGCGGCGGAGTACAGCCAGAAGGCGGACTTCGTCGAGCTCCCGGAGAACCCGGCGGAGCTGGTGGTCGGCCAGGTGGAGGCGCTGCGCTCCTCCACGGGCACCGAGCGCGTGGCGGTCCTGCGCCGCGAGCTGCAGGAGACCATGGACGCGAACGTCATGGTGTTCCGCACCGAGCAGACGATCAAGACCGCGGTCGAGAAGATCGCCGAGCTGCGCGAGCGCTACAAGAACGTCTCGATCCAGGACAAGGGCAAGCGGTTCAACACCGACCTGCTTGAGGCCGTCGAGCTGGGCAACCTGCTCGACCTGGCCGAGGTCATGGCGGTGTCGGCCCTGGCCCGCAAGGAGTCCCGCGGCGGTCACTACCGCGAGGACTACCCGAACCGCGACGACGTCAACTTCATGCGCCACACCATGGCGTACCGCGAGGTGGGCGACGACGGCACCGAGTCCATCCGTCTCGACTACAAGCCGGTCGTCCAGACCCGCTACCAGCCGATGGAGCGTAAGTACTGA